A region of Vigna radiata var. radiata cultivar VC1973A chromosome 6, Vradiata_ver6, whole genome shotgun sequence DNA encodes the following proteins:
- the LOC106762938 gene encoding protein phosphatase 2C 37, whose translation MAGICCGVVGEAGETSSPTKPTSRPFSRRSLDQLPLKYIAGVAIPAPENPRKRQKLDQRASPARECENAIQSSESKEVEDVSLTNCSKVATLDSTTGVVQEVCPKYGVTSVCGRRRDMEDAVSVHPSFCQESRDEDQKGFHFFAVFDGHGCSHVATMCKERLHEIVKEEIQKAKENLEWESTMKKSFARMDDEVQRWSRTNETRACRCELQTPRCDAVGSTAVVAVVTSEKIIVANCGDSRAVLCRNSAPVPLSDDHKPDRPDELLRIQDAGGRVIYWDGPRVLGVLAMSRAIGDNYLKPYVISEPEVTITERSEEDECLIIGSDGLWDTVQNDTACKVARMCLNAQKAAASPGRESAVECSDKACSDASILLTKLALVRHSSDNVSVVVVDLRRDDPDS comes from the exons ATGGCTGGGATTTGTTGCGGCGTTGTTGGAGAGGCCGGAGAGACTTCTTCTCCGACCAAGCCTACCTCGCGCCCTTTCTCTCGCCGGAGTTTGGACCAACTGCCTTTAAAATACATCGCCGGAGTGGCAATCCCGGCGCCGGAGAATCCTCGGAAGCGCCAGAAGCTGGATCAGCGCGCTTCTCCGGCGCGGGAGTGTGAAAACGCGATTCAGAGTTCTGAATCGAAGGAAGTCGAGGATGTCTCGCTTACGAATTGTTCGAAGGTTGCTACTTTGGACTCGACAACGGGTGTGGTCCAAGAGGTGTGTCCGAAGTATGGGGTAACCTCGGTTTGTGGCAGGAGGAGGGACATGGAAGACGCAGTTTCAGTGCATCCCTCGTTTTGCCAGGAAAGTCGTGATGAAGATCAGAAAGGGTTTCATTTCTTCGCTGTTTTTGACGGCCACGGATGCTCACAC GTGGCGACTATGTGCAAGGAGAGGTTACACGAGATAGTGAAGGAGGAGATTCAAAAAGCGAAAGAGAATTTGGAATGGGAATCGACGATGAAGAAGAGTTTCGCTCGAATGGACGACGAGGTGCAAAGGTGGAGCAGAACCAATGAGACTCGCGCATGCAGGTGCGAGCTTCAGACCCCGCGCTGCGATGCCGTCGGCTCCACCGCGGTCGTCGCCGTCGTCACGTCGGAAAAGATCATCGTGGCCAACTGCGGCGACTCACGCGCCGTGCTCTGCCGGAACAGTGCACCCGTTCCGCTCTCCGACGACCATAAg CCGGATCGACCCGACGAGTTGCTTCGGATCCAAGATGCGGGCGGGCGCGTGATATATTGGGACGGGCCTAGAGTGCTTGGGGTCTTGGCCATGTCAAGAGCTATAG GAGACAACTATCTGAAGCCGTATGTAATTTCGGAACCGGAGGTAACGATAACGGAACGGAGTGAAGAGGATGAGTGTTTGATAATAGGGAGCGACGGGCTTTGGGACACGGTGCAAAACGACACGGCGTGTAAGGTGGCCCGGATGTGTCTAAACGCGCAGAAGGCGGCGGCGTCTCCGGGGAGGGAGTCGGCAGTGGAGTGCTCCGACAAGGCGTGCTCCGACGCCTCCATTCTGCTGACGAAGTTGGCGTTGGTGAGGCACAGTTCCGACAATGTGAGCGTGGTGGTGGTTGATTTGAGGAGAGATGATCCTGATTCCTGA
- the LOC106763320 gene encoding probable transcriptional regulator RABBIT EARS: MKSQSQHEKPAIIGDDRRNNWEERAFAEDAVGSMWPPRPYSCTFCKREFRSAQALGGHMNIHRRDKARLKQNHHTIKSLLGNNNHPFSAPLISTQINCGLTHSHNYSSQATTISTTRSLSQQNNFSPSSSSSSILRQMGSPNSEQAMEYSFVETSLSMGMSTTMFGQNSSPPNISCKRLKNNISSLPLFLRPPCSNVELHHAMEDLDLELRL, encoded by the coding sequence ATGAAGTCACAGTCACAGCATGAAAAACCAGCAATTATTGGAGATGACAGAAGGAACAATTGGGAAGAAAGAGCTTTTGCAGAAGATGCAGTTGGTAGCATGTGGCCTCCAAGACCTTACTCTTGCACCTTTTGTAAGAGAGAGTTCAGGTCTGCACAAGCTCTTGGTGGTCACATGAATATTCACAGAAGGGACAAGGCTAGACTCAAGCAAAATCATCACACCATCAAATCCTTATTAGGTAATAATAATCATCCTTTTTCTGCACCACTCATCTCCACCCAGATAAACTGTGGCCTTACTCATTCTCATAACTATTCTAGCCAAGCTACTACAATTTCTACAACCAGATCACTCtcacaacaaaataatttttcaccttcctcttcttcttcatccatCTTGAGACAAATGGGGTCTCCTAATTCAGAACAAGCAATGGAGTACAGTTTTGTTGAAACAAGTTTGTCTATGGGTATGAGCACTACCATGTTTGGCCAAAATTCATCACCACCAAACATCAGTTGCAAGAGACTAAAAAACAAcatttcttctcttcctctcttcctcAGACCACCATGTTCAAATGTAGAACTTCATCACGCAATGGAAGACTTGGATCTTGAACTCAGGCTATAG
- the LOC106764771 gene encoding ARF guanine-nucleotide exchange factor GNOM, with amino-acid sequence MGHVKLQTQTGINAIEEASGQCDAGYPDKTTVACMINAEIGAVLAVMRRNVRWGVHYMSDDDQLEHSLVQSLKALRKQIFSWQNQWHVISPALYLQPFLDVIQSDETGAPITGVALSSVYKILTLDVIDQNTVNVGDAMHLVVDAVTSCRFEVTDPGSEEVVLMKILQVLLACVKSKASMMLSNQHICTIVNTCFRIVHQAGTKSELLQRIARYTMHELVRCIFSHLQDIDNAELALNNGSTALQKEIVGLNNDHNSPNRQLDNGNLTSASNGQPLSTGIAPSTVSDVAATVLDEDTAIASSDQEADLNELQLINEPYGIPCMVEIFHFLCSLLNVAEHVGNSPRSNTIAFDEDVPLFALTLINSAIELGGPSFHQHPRLLSLIQDELFRNLMQFGLSMSPLVLSMVCSIVLNLYHHLRTELKLQLEAFFSCVILRLAQSKYGASYQQQEVVMEALVDFCRQKTFMVEMYANFDCDLTCSNVFEDIANLLSKSAFPVNSPLTSMHILALEGLIAVMHGMAERIGNGSLSSEQSPVNLEEYTPFWQEKCENFCDPKNWVPFVSRRKYFKKRLMIGADHFNRDTKKGLEFLQGTHLLPDKLDPQSVACFFRYTAGLDKNLIGDFLGNHDEFCIEVLREFAKTFDFKDMMLDTALRLFLETFRLPGESQKIQRVLEAFSERYYEQSPQILANKDAALLLSYSIIMLNTDHHNSQVRNKMTEEDFIRNNRRINGGSDLPREFLSELYHSICKNEIRTTPEQGSGFPEMTPSRWIYLKHKSKKSDPFIVSDSKAYLDYDMFSILSGPTIAAISVVFDNAENAEVYQTCMDGFIAVAKISAYYHLENILDDLVVSLCKFVTVFDPLAVEESILAFGEDMKARMATETVFTIANRYGDFIRTGWRNILDCILKFHKLGLLPTRIASDAAEESELSTETEDGGKRTINALSLSRLPSVNTTKRSSGLMSRFSQLLYLGAEEPKSVPSEEQLAAQQCTLQTIQKCHIDSIFSESKFLQAESLLQLAKAITSAGVRPKKGNSTSEDEDTLVFCLELLVAVTLNNRDRIELLWQGVYEHISNIVQSTVMPCALVEKAVFGLLRICHRLLPYKENITDELLRSLQLVLKLDARVADAYYEQITQEVSHLMKANASHIRSHLGWRTITSLLSITARHLEAAEAGFDALLFIMSDGAHLLPANYVLCIDAAKQFAESRVGQVERSVMALDLMSGSVSCLEKWTKDAKQATKEEELAKVLQDIGDMWLRLVQGLKKLCLDQREEVRNHALLSLQKCLTGSVGINLPHSLWLQCFDQVIFSVLDDLIEISQTQSQKDYRNIEGTLVLALKLLCKVFLQLIQYLSELPDFSTLWLAVLSRLETYMKVKIRGRRSEKLHELVPELLKNTVLVMKTGQVLVRSSSVDGSSLWELTWLHINNISPSMQVEVFPESDSKDLQKKQTEKVEGLVSDENNSVSSNETAGQDGPGIS; translated from the exons ATGGGACATGTAAAGTTGCAAACGCAAACTGGCATCAATGCAATAGAAGAGGCATCTGGACAGTGTGATGCTGGGTATCCTGACAAAACTACTGTGGCATGCATGATCAATGCAGAAATTGGTGCTGTTTTGGCTGTCATGAGAAGAAATGTTAGATGGGGAGTTCATTATATGTCAGATGATGATCAGTTGGAGCATTCCCTTGTTCAGTCTCTGAAGGCATTAAGGAAGCAAATTTTTTCTTGGCAGAATCAGTGGCATGTAATAAGCCCTGCCTTGTATCTCCAGCCTTTTCTGGATGTGATTCAATCAGATGAAACCGGTGCACCAATTACTGGTGTCGCTCTATCATCTGTTTACAAGATCTTGACATTGGATGTAATTGATCAAAATACTGTTAATGTTGGGGATGCCATGCACTTGGTAGTTGATGCTGTTACAAGTTGCAGGTTTGAGGTGACTGATCCTGGATCGGAAGAAGTGGTATTAATGAAGATATTACAAGTTCTTCTAGCATGTGTGAAGAGCAAAGCATCTATGATGCTGAGTAACCAACATATTTGCACCATAGTAAATACTTGTTTCCGTATAGTTCATCAAGCAGGAACCAAAAGTGAATTGTTGCAGCGGATAGCACGTTACACAATGCATGAACTTGTTCGGTGTATTTTTTCTCACCTTCAAGATATTGACAACGCAGAACTTGCTTTAAATAATGGCAGCACTGCTTTACAGAAAGAG ATTGTTGGGCTAAATAATGATCATAATTCTCCAAATAGACAATTGGACAACGGGAACTTGACTTCTGCTAGTAATGGTCAACCCTTATCCACAGGCATTGCTCCTAGTACTGTGAGTGATGTGGCAGCCACTGTATTAGATGAAGACACAGCAATTGCAAGCAGTGATCAAGAGGCTGACCTGAATGAGTTGCAGCTTATAAATGAACCATATGGGATTCCCTGCATGGTGGAAATATTTCACTTTTTGTGTTCTTTGCTGAACGTTGCTGAACATGTGGGAAATAGTCCTCGCTCTAACACTATAGCATTTGATGAAGATGTGCCTCTTTTTGCCTTAACTTTGATTAATTCAGCCATAGAGTTGGGAGGGCCTTCCTTTCACCAGCACCCTAGATTGCTAAGCTTAATTCAGGATGAATTATTCCGCAATCTTATGCAATTTGGTTTGTCAATGAGTCCTCTCGTACTTTCAATGGTATGTAGCATTGTTCTAAATTTGTATCACCATCTTCGTACAGAACTCAAATTACAGCTAGAAGcatttttttcttgtgtaaTTTTGAGGCTTGCACAAAGCAAATATGGTGCTTCATATCAGCAGCAGGAAGTTGTCATGGAGGCCCTTGTTGACTTTTGCAGGCAAAAAACATTCATGGTGGAGATGTATGCTAACTTTGACTGTGACCTAACTTGCAGTAATGTCTTTGAAGACATTGCTAATTTGTTGTCCAAAAGTGCTTTTCCTGTGAACAGTCCATTGACTTCCATGCATATTCTTGCTTTGGAGGGTCTTATTGCTGTCATGCACGGAATGGCTGAAAGGATAGGCAATGGATCTTTAAGTTCAGAACAATCTCCTGTGAATCTTGAAGAGTATACTCCGTTCTGGCAGGAAAAGTGTGAAAATTTTTGTGATCCAAAAAATTGGGTTCCTTTTGTATCCCGGAGAAAGTACTTCAAGAAAAGATTGATGATTGGTGCTGATCATTTTAATCGTGATACTAAGAAAGGTCTTGAGTTTCTCCAAGGAACACATCTTTTACCTGACAAACTTGATCCCCAAAGTGTTGCCTGCTTTTTCAGATACACTGCTGGGTTGGATAAGAATCTCATTGGTGATTTTCTAGGAAATCATGATGAATTCTGCATTGAAGTTCTTCGTGAATTTGCTAAAACATTTGATTTCAAAGACATGATGTTAGACACTGCCCTACGCCTATTTTTGGAGACTTTCAGACTGCCTGGAGAATCACAGAAGATACAGAGGGTGCTTGAAGCTTTCTCAGAACGATATTATGAACAGTCTCCACAGATCCTAGCCAATAAAGATGCTGCTCTGTTGTTATCATACTCAATTATAATGCTTAATACAGATCATCACAATTCACAGGTCAGAAACAAGATGACAGAAGAGGATTTTATCCGTAATAATAGGCGAATAAATGGTGGCAGTGATCTACCTCGAGAGTTTCTGTCTGAACTTTACCATTCAATTTGTAAGAATGAGATTCGAACAACTCCTGAGCAAGGTTCTGGTTTCCCTGAAATGACCCCAAGTCGGTGGATTTATCTCAAGCATAAGTCAAAAAAATCTGATCCATTCATTGTTTCTGATTCCAAAGCATACCTTGATTATGATATGTTTTCTATATTGTCTGGTCCAACAATTGCGGCAATTTCTGTGGTATTTGATAATGCTGAGAATGCGGAGGTATACCAAACATGTATGGATGGATTCATAGCTGTTGCAAAGATATCAGCTTACTATCATCTTGAAAATATACTGGATGATTTGGTCGTGTCACTTTGTAAGTTTGTTACTGTTTTTGATCCATTAGCTGTTGAGGAATCCATCCTAGCCTTTGGAGAAGACATGAAAGCAAGAATGGCAACTGAGACAGTTTTCACTATTGCAAATAGGTATGGTGATTTCATCCGCACAGGGTGGAGAAATATTCTTGATTGCATCTTAAAATTTCATAAGTTAGGGCTTCTTCCTACTCGTATTGCCAGTGATGCAGCAGAAGAGTCAGAGCTTTCTACAGAAACTGAGGATGGGGGGAAGCGTACTATTAATGCTTTATCTTTATCGCGTCTTCCATCTGTAAATACTACAAAGAGATCCTCTGGATTGATGAGCAGGTTTAGTCAACTCTTGTATCTAGGTGCCGAAGAGCCAAAATCAGTTCCTAGTGAAGAACAACTTGCTGCTCAGCAATGCACCCTTCAAACAATTCAGAAGTGTCACATTGACAGCATATTCTCTGAGAGTAAATTTTTGCAAGCCGAATCTCTATTGCAGCTTGCAAAAGCAATCACTAGTGCAGGAGTGAGACCTAAGAAAGGAAACAGCACGTCTGAGGACGAAGATACTTTGGTTTTCTGCCTGGAGTTACTGGTAGCAGTCACTCTGAATAACAGGGATAGAATTGAACTTCTTTGGCAGGGTGTATATGAGCATATTTCCAACATTGTTCAGTCAACCGTGATGCCTTGTGCACTGGTAGAGAAGGCTGTTTTTGGCCTTTTACGAATTTGTCATCGGTTACTTCCCTATAAAGAGAACATTACTGATGAACTTCTGAGGTCTCTGCAACTTGTCCTTAAGCTTGATGCTCGTGTTGCTGATGCATATTATGAGCAGATAACACAGGAAGTTAGTCACCTCATGAAGGCAAATGCCTCTCATATTAGATCTCATTTAGGATGGCGGACAATTACATCACTGCTTTCCATCACTGCTAGACACCTGGAAGCAGCTGAGGCCGGTTTTGACGCATTGTTGTTCATTATGTCAGATGGAGCCCACTTGCTTCCAGCTAATTATGTTCTCTGCATAGATGCAGCCAAGCAGTTTGCTGAATCTCGTGTTGGACAGGTTGAACGGTCTGTAATGGCCCTTGATCTTATGTCAGGGTCTGTCAGTTGTTTAGAGAAGTGGACTAAGGATGCTAAGCAAGCAACGAAAGAAGAGGAATTGGCAAAGGTGTTGCAGGATATTGGGGACATGTGGTTGAGGCTCGTACAGGGACTAAAAAAACTGTGTCTGGACCAGAGAGAGGAGGTTAGAAACCATGCGTTGTTATCTTTACAAAAGTGCTTGACAGGATCAGTGGGGATTAATCTCCCACATAGCTTGTGGTTACAATGTTTCGATCAAGTGATCTTCTCTGTGCTTGATGACCTGATTGAAATTTCTCAAACACAGTCTCAAAAGGACTACCGGAACATAGAAGGAACACTTGTTCTTGCTCTGAAGCTCCTGTGTAAAGTTTTCCTCCAGTTAATCCAATATCTATCAGAATTGCCAGACTTCAGCACATTATGGCTGGCTGTACTAAGTCGGTTAGAAACTTATATGAAGGTGAAAATTAGAGGAAGGAGAAGCGAGAAGCTTCACGAACTTGTGCCTGAGCTTCTTAAGAACACTGTGCTTGTAATGAAAACGGGGCAAGTACTAGTGCGGAGCAGTAGTGTAGATGGAAGTAGTTTGTGGGAACTGACATGGCtgcatataaataatatttctccGTCAATGCAAGTTGAGGTGTTCCCGGAGTCAGATTCCAAGGATTTGCAGAAAAAACAGACTGAAAAGGTTGAAGGTTTGGTATCTGATGAAAACAATTCTGTGTCTTCAAATGAAACAGCAGGTCAAGATGGTCCTGGTATTAGTTAA